Below is a genomic region from Venturia canescens isolate UGA chromosome 1, ASM1945775v1, whole genome shotgun sequence.
CGTTCCCACTTGTCTCACTAATTAGTCTATAAATGTATACACGAATATAGAGATGCCCTGTCTTTTATAACGAGGTACAATGGTAAATTACGAACGGCactttaacgttttttttttataatagaaAAGTGAAGTGCACTGACAGTGGCGCTGACGGTGAAATTTCGCAACTGAAAATATCAAATCACAGAAAATTTGCGTCTCTTACGCGTACTTTCTTAACCGTCTACgttatttgtttcttttttgtcaTTCCGTTTCTACTGGTCTCCTTCCCCCACTTATTTTCTCTATTCTTTTCCCGTTGCATCCCTTTCTCGGCTTCGACGCGACGAGATTGGCGAATTCAACGTTTCCCATGTAGCGCAGCGCGTCCCTGTCTCGTGTGGCCTACGTGCGATCTTTCGCATGCGTGTATTTTTCGTGCGTCTGTAAGTATGTAATGCGGAATTCGAGAGCACGCATCGTGATCGATCCAACTCTTTCCtcgcgttttattttttctttgtctttctttattttcaaggaTCACGCGACTTTCTCACGCGCTGTCATGGCAGATCCGTACATTCACCTTTTATTTCATATATTTGtacagtgtgtgtgtgtgcgtgtgtatgtATATCATGAAAGGGGCAAAACAGATCGATTCGCGAATCGAGAGATTCGCGTCTTGCTAGCGCTCAGCCAAGAACACACGGCGCGCGTATACAGCGAGCACATGTTTCGGTACCTCCGAGTCTGCTAATTAAACGCGCTCGTTTGACGGACGACCGCAATCGAAAACCGTCacttctaattttttttttctttggtttttttttttaactttttttttatattcatcaaTAATCATctcatttttctattcattcaCCGACGTATTATTTCCGTTATTATATCATAATAGCAACACCATTCGTGGATGGTTCGCATCGGTGGGATTATTTTATTGACAGGCGGTTGAGCTTTCGTCGTGGTCATAATTTTGACAGCTCGGCCAAGATACGCGTTTCCAAGTCACTTTAAGCATTACACATTTTACTGTAACGTCAGTTactttcctctcttttttttttcatacaaaatattttgtaaaaatactttttcaaatttttgtttgatcaatcgattttgtgaatttcattaatatttttccttgttttttttttttttattattttttttttattttgcaatcATCTCCGCATTTGGCAGAGGTGTTTACTTCGTGTGTTGTTTTCGCTTATGGCTATTGATCTCGGAGATTGTCTCGCGGTTTACTTCTGCCTTTTCGAGCCCCACCTTATCACGCCTCGTCTTATTCTCGCGATTCTTCTATTCAATTCGCCATCGTCAATGTTATTGGAATTTTTATGACGCTAAAGTTCGCAAGGTTGGAGTCccacgaaatgatctaaaaaaaaacccttcaataattccagtaattctacAATTTCGTTACGTGCTAGATttgcaatttttaatttttcaacctgccccaatacttcgtgaaataaatgattggtgaattacaaacgttttttttcgctcatttcgtTGGTTTCcaacattgcaaacttcagcgtcgtgattttttttttttttttttttgcgtagGTTCAAATATCTTCTAGATTTTCGCTacaatgaaaatttctattctgcaaaaatttcaaatcataAAACGACAAAGCTTTTCCGCTAATTATATTAACACTTTTCCGGAATGGTGAGCCTTCGGgacttacttttttttttatctacctTTGTCATCCCTACGACATCGTTGAGTCTCGAACGTATCTATGGGGAATTAAAACGTGGAAAAAAcgtttaattttaaaaatattttctttttttttatatatatgtataaattttttgacgtttatttgaagaaaacctGCGGCCGGTGAATCGTAAATCATACGAGAGACAAATTAGCATAATGTCAATACTCGTTCGCGTGTTCTGTAAATCTGCTTTACCGACTCACCTTCATCACAATGTAATtagaaattttattcattttcgaatATATCTTATATTGATCGATTATTCCATCTTCGAAATAGCAACGGAATATTTTTGagtatttatttattggtacATTTGCCAACTGAAATACTGCTGTAACATAATTTCTCATctcgtgtgtatgtgtgtgtagaaaaaacgaaggaaagaAGAGTCAAGAGTGCACGATGAAAATGCAACGAACGGATTGGATCCATTCGAGGATGGGGACGACGACAAGCTCAGGGAAATGGCGAGTCGTTTCGAGGCAAAATACGTAAGAAAATCGCTTTTTTTGATCGAACTTCCACTTTAGTATCGTTCGATCTTTAAGCATTAGAAAACCTGAAGTAGTCCTCGTTTGAGATGCTATTTAAATTGCATGCGAACAAAGGGACAAGTTTAATCAGAAATATCAAAATGAAAGTCGACATAAAATTGTGATCACGagttcgaataaaaatgattcgtCTACAATCGCTGCAAcagttttataaaattcaattgttCATTTGTTCATTGAATTCGTTaaaatcgtgattttttatctcaaGATAGAACGTGCAGCGGGACCTTGACACTTATCATTATAAACTgcccaatttttatttacatacCTCTGATCGCACTGTTAACGAATGttcaattttacatttatcaAAGAAGTAAATGAACAGGGAGGAGGGGGTCAGCACGGCTGgtccaaattttcattgaaatcgaaTGGGAATATTTGGGGCCTTGGCGAAACTCTCGTATTGtctataagaattttgaaaaagcccTAAATAAAGATGACGATATGAAACTAAATTCAACTGAGATCTCAACTCGCCAAGATTTTATTGTCTGAAGAATGAAACGAGATTGATGTATTCGTACTTATTTTTGACTGAAATAAAGGGGACTGCGACAGCTGGAAGAAAAAGGCACAAGCACGACGATTACGTCGACTTGGGAGCTGGATATGACGAGAACGATTCGTTTATCGATAACACCGACGCTGTAagtatttttcgttatttttatgccGAATATTCAGTTTGTGTCCAGTGACATTTGCATCTGAAATGGAACCCATCGATTGATCGATCATCAAACTACCTTACCTCCCATGTCAACAGCTATTGATTATTttcaacaattattgtttttttcagtACGACGAAATTGTGCCCCGTGAGGTGACGACGGCTTATGGGGGTTTCTACATCAACAGTGGTCCCCTTGAATTCAAACCAGCCGACGAAAACAGTCCTGTCCACAGTCGgctcaacaacaacaacaataataacaacaacgtCGAGGATGAGGAGGAGGAAAGCAGCGAGGACAGCGTCGACGATGAGGAGGAAATCGGCAACCGTGTTCTACAACGAATGGAAAAACGTGCTCTCAGCTCTTCCGACGATGATGACGAGGAAGATGCCGTCTCCGGCGATCCACCTCGGAAGGTGCTTTATAGCATTTCCTCAAATCCTTTGTCTTTTATATGCTAAAAAATCATGTTGAAATGGAAATagagagaattttgaaaaataagattGAGCGAGCAAACAAACACGTCATGAAAATTTTGCAGAGACACAAATCCGAGgaaaatggagagaaaaaatcgagccaacATCAGGAGAACGTaatgaagaggaaaaaaaaattggcggGTGATTCATGCAACATTAGTAACAATCCGAGTAATCAGTGTGAGGACATTGAGGCaacggcgacgacgacgacgacagcgacgacgacgacgacgacgacgacgacactgGCGCCGCTGACAACAACGACGACTACGATGATTAGCAGCGGGGTGGTGGGAAAAAGTAGTGTCGTCAGCGACGACAAGCGCGAAATACTCGATGTCGAATGTTCCTCGGGTAATTCGATAATCAcaatataacaaaaaaaaaacgaaaaagagcaaacaaaaaaaaagcgaaatcagGTGTCTGAATTTTGCAGATATGAGAAATGAGAGTTTTGGGGGCGTGTTGgagggatagaaaaaaaagaaagagaaaaaggagaaggaaTGATTGTAACTCTGTGATCGTTGACGGCTTACAGAGGATCAGGACGAGAAGAAGAGGACCAAGTACGACACGAACAAAATCAAGTCAACCGGCGGCGAGAAGAGAtacgatgttaaaaaaatcgacaaaaaaatcgagccCAAACGACCGGAGAAAAAACAGCATACTCAACAGCAACTActgcaacaacagcagcaacaacaagcCGTTCCGAGCAACGGAATCGACGTGAAAAGAATTGATCCGAAGAAACTCGTAGGCAAGGACAGCAACATCGACGACGCGATCGAAAGCGTCGTCAATGCTGGACGAGTCGTGGACGAATCCAGTCACGATTCTATCGATTCCGCCAAATCACATTTCCTACCTGGCTCCGAATCCGAATGTGATGATCTCGACAAAGAGGATACTCCCCTGCCCGAACTTTTACCCGATGACGTCAAAGATATCATCAACAAACTCAAGTCGCAAGCCGATAAAAATCGCGAAGGGAAAAGCAAAATTTTCGACGATCATTTCAATTCGATCCTACTCGcgtaagatttttcatttttcctgaAATTTTCCTTCCGTAAATTACAGTTTCTTTCAAAGGTCTTGTCGTGTGATGCGCTGACAGCATGACGCCAAGTTTACTAGAAGAAAACTATGCCGCTTTCCCGTGTACTTGAATATACCCATCGTTACCTGacactaaaaatattttatttttctgtgttcactacttttatttctttttttctcggtatttgatgattttattaatagtattttactttttctcgCGTAGCCAGGTTATACGTTTACATACGACTAATCCAGTTACAATTGAAATTCTTGTAACCGAATAATTGATAGTTTTCATATTCTGTGGTTTTTTACTGTTGCCAATTTTGAAAgcgaaactttcatttttcataataattcattttatttctagAATTCCTCGTTACTAGAGAATATTTaataagaaatagaaaaacagtATTTCTGCTGCTTAGTctataaattccaaaaaaatcaaaactaaaaaaattgaaatcgtaTTAGGCTCGGAATCCATTATAAGCgttcgtttaaaaaaatttcaggttGGAAGAAAAGTTGCGCATGATGAATTCACCAGGGGCTCGTTTACTCACGTACGGCCATCTTGCGCCTTTTCTTCGATGTAACAAAGCGACTCTAGTGAATAGGGCTAAGAAACTCTGCATTCAAGATGCGGAAAGAAGAATGACGGACCCGCTTCGCAGGTATAGAAGCACGGTTATTTTTACCTAAagaatttctttctttttctacgaaaaaagatgaCCAATGTTGTTTTCaggataaatatttcaataaattaatGTCAAACATTTCACACATGCTATCGGCTTCTACAAATTTCgggaactttcgaaaaatataaaacgaatGATTTAAAATACACATtcatagagagaaaaaaaaagaaattctgaAACGTTGCTGACCTTCGTTGCTTCTTTTGaatctccatagttttttggGGAATCCACGGATATCACCCGCGCTGTTTTAGTGTCTGAATGTTACAGATTAAAGGCCATAGTCGAAGGAATGATGCCAGGAGTTGTTGAGAGATACGCAAAAGAGTGCCAGAGGGTCGCGGAGGAAAAGTaagtatctagaaaattcaaattcaaaatgttaATTGTTTActtatggtttttttttcttttaccaaTTCCCGAGGGCAGCGAGAAACTTGAAAACGCAATCACTCTTTCCACTTTTTATAAGAACGTAACAATTTCTTTCGATTGAATAAAGTTTTGCAATAAGCGTCAATCGATATTGATCTGATTTTGGTAACTTATTTGTAACCCCTTTATTTCTTAGCCCTCATTTGTACTGGGAGATTTATCGATACTGTGGGTAAGCTCGAAAAGCAACTTTTTCGACTCTCAGTTAATTTCAGAtcatctcattttttcaacctgtttttccatctttttcgttgtaaattttttctgtTCACCACATTTTTGCGACAATTTACTCATTTTCACTTCCCGCGTTCATTGGCatcgtattaaaaaaaaaagtgaacttCATGTTCATTATATGTCGCCAAAAACAAGGATTCCGTTCTTCGGTGTTTGCCGGCAGTTACTTATAGCAGAATGTATCATTGCCAATCTTCTTTTCAGGGGTCTTGAAGTTTCACCAACCGAAGTTGACAGCAGTGAcgccgaaaattttgaaagattgAAAATTCCACGGAAAAAGTTTCCATGGACTCCAGAAATTAAGTAAGCGTTAAACATAATACGGAACttttaaaacttttaaaaCAAAACTTTATTGATAATCGTTCACTTTCTTCACTGATATAAACTTTCCGTAATACTGAATCCGTTATATTAATAAGACTTGGAGCAATCATATACACTTACTTATTTCAACAGGTGATGTTGATGAATGGACAATGAactgtaatttttatttctcaacagAAAGCTGGTTTACGAGCTCGCGTGTGCGCGTCGTCACTATTTCAAAATGCGAAAGCCGCGAAAGGAAAGCATCGAAGCGTTTGTTGCGACGTATATGGAATCGAAAGTTTTGCCACTTTGGCCAGGGGGATGGGTGCGATTGCAGACGTTACTGAAGTATTCAAACCCTGAACCGGCGTAAGTAGCCAAGAAAAACCCACGACACCTTTACACAACAGTAAATGACAAAAAAGTTCATCACTTGCATCATTCACAAATAATCGGCTTTCGAAAAGAATCTAATTCCAAAGCTTCGGCTCTGTAAATGAACAGCTCACGAAACAGGCCTCCATTCATATGAACACATCATGGGTTAATGGTTCGCAAGTGCGCAGATAAACTAgtccaaaaataaaaaagagaaagcgGAACGAACAAAAATCGCCTGGGGCCTCAACCGTACTAATCATTTGATTTTGGTTAATTAACTGAGTAGCTCGACATTCGTTTCTTCACCACTTTCTATAattgtgtatttattttttcttattttccgctttttaataagtttttttgattttgtaATCTAATTTTTGTTGTGTATTTGTGTGtatatctctttctcttttcttctcatGTGCATTCTTCACGCACGAGCTAATTTCGTTATTTGTTGTCGCTCAATGTCGTGGTTATTTCttcataaattgtttttttttgtcattatttATGCGAATTGTTGATTATATCGCTGTCGCTATGAAATAGTCCGTCGAttaatgataatgataatTTGAACTTGTGACACTCAACGAAGCGCCACAATAGCGATTCAATtgtaaaaacattaaaaaagaaaaaaaaacaaagagaagATGAACAACAATTTCAGTATCCGAATttcggaaatatttttttataatactaCAAACTTATCCGgtcgaatgtttgaaaatcgacgaaaaccATTTTGGATATATTATTCATTCCGTGAATGAGATAACGAtacaaaatatgagaaaaaaaaactaataaaaacgaaaacgaagcTTGTAATTTATAACCACTATTAAAACTGTTGGCAAATAATTTTGCTTTCTTTTCTAATTTCCCTCGCAATTACCTCTTTCATTACACACTTGATACATCATCGCCTTGTCgctccatttttctttttctgcaTTCTTTTCATTTTACGAGATTTTCCAATTATAGAATGAGTTTTTAATTCCATGTTCCAATGTCccatttaataaaattttgtcagTATTCTATTCATGAATACGGCAGAGTGTCCATTCTACGTTGTTCAACTCTCCAAATGGAGCAAGATCCACACTGCGTACAGTCAACGTGTTACagctaaaaaaattgatatcatGGTCCATCAATGACTGGAATTACTACGTTTGCAAATGGAAAGTCtcatgtataaaaaaaaaaaatatcagctCAATTACGAACGATGTGTTGGCTTTTTTATACAACAATTTCCagataaaattttcataaattgatAAAGTTCGTTAACCcattttcgacaagaaaaatttagttttcgAAGTTTGGTCCACGCAAGACAAATATAATTTGGACTGATTGCCGAAACTTTATTTCAATACTATAGAAAGAAAACCCCCGAAAGCCACGTTGAGAGAAATCCAAATCGTTTTTGCATaccaaagaaattttgaaaagacattgaccaaagtttttcaagaatcaattaaaaaaaataaattgaaaaatccgcAAGTAATGAAAATATACTGCTTTTATCGTAGCACATAAAATGATGCTTACCCGTCAAGATGTGTCCTATCTGTGTTTATGTTGcagcgaaaaaagaaaacagaaaaaatcgcGAGAGGGTGGAACAGTGGTAAATAATTTGAGCGCATTGTCTGGGCAATCGAATAACGTGGTGCGCCAGGAATTGCCGGGGATGTCAATGGTTTCATCGAGTCAAGAAGGAGGTGGAGCAGCCGGGACGATTTCGTCGAAAATAACGAGCGAAAATAACTTGAATTTCTCTCCAACGAATTTGAAATCGGTGGATGCAACGCAATCACAAcaattcgatcgaaaaatcagtTCGAAATCGCGCGAAAAAAATAGTGCCAGTCCGGTGACGCAAGATAACGCGTGTGGACGGGGGACTGGAGAAATGGCAAAAATAACAGTTGTACCAACGAGCCAACTGATAGGTCAAAATAAGGGATTGAAAAGCGtttcagaaaaattcaatcCGATGGATTTAACAAGCAGCTCTTTATCCATAACTCCcgtcaacgattttttaaagagTAGCAAAGCATCCgttttggaaatgaaaaaagatgtaGTTTCGATAACTCCGTATTCCGAGACAGCGACGACGAATGTAAACGATTGCGTAGGTAGTGTAAAAAATGGTTCAACGAAGAGGATTCAGGATGGAATTGAGATACAATCGGAAAAGCGATCGATCGAGGAAAGTAGCGCGGAATCGTTAAGAAAATCGGAGAAACGTGAGAAAAGACGTGACAAATGGCACGAGGAGAAGAGATCTCAAGATTCGAAAAAGCGGCGGAAGGAACAAAAATCGGAGCAAAATTTGTCGTCAAGCGCGAAAATGGAAACCTCGATGAGCCAGCAAACCTCTTCCTTGACTAGAGAAGAGCAGGAACAAAGACAAATTGAGGAAACCATGGCAGCTACGAATTTCCTCAGTCAAATAATAAACGATGATTTACCTTCGCGAGTTTCGGCGACCGAAAAGCAACGGAAGGAGCAACAAAATTTAATCGTCGAAGAAAATGTTTCGAATTTAGTCATCCAGCAACAGACCAGCGAACAAGACAACGACGTACAAATGGTAATGAGATCCCTTAAGGAAATTCAGGAACTTCAGGAAATGAAATATTCTCCGAGTCATTCTCCGATCGGTGGGCCACAAAAGAACTCCAAAACGAGTCATCAGTATGTTCCTTACCAGGACGATTACCCTCGTATTTAcaacaaaaaagatgaaaaaatgagggttTCCAAAGAGGAAACGTCCTCATGGTAAATCAGAATATTtagtattttttgttttctcaaaTTTCCGGTCAACTTCCATATTCACAgttaaagaaagaaaaacaacaaaaatgcgTGAAAGCGTACGAAGAATTTTGAGAGCGTtccaatttcattatttcctaaacgaattttcatgccTCAAATTCCCTCTGATTATTACGCCAGCGCCCACGTTGATgattgaaaatctttgaagtatttttcgaATCGTCAGAATCGTTGTAAATACGTATACATTTTAATTTACCATAGTTTTTGAACTTCGCGTGTACAGAACTATAAATTATGTTACGAGAAAACGTAGATTGTAGGCTTTgtatatattataaaaaaaaaaaaaaaacaataagaaaactgaaaaattaatgaataagtAAGCAGAGGAAACATTTGTGACGTAATTAAATATCGTGACTCGGTGACGAAAGTTCCAGGAGAtttcaagaaataaaaaatgaggacTCGTTGTCGAAAATTTTGGCCTCTTCGTCGTCCCTCAGAAAAGGaatctttttttaattcagaGTGAGACGCAGCTTACAGCTTTTTTTAAtatagttttcgaaaaatggggCAGACAGTTTCTCTTCCATTTCCTAAGGAATAAGGGCGTTACAGAATGTGTGTTTTTATGAATtgcctttttttcgtcgcatTTTACACAAAATTATAGAATGTGTCTCAACAGATTGTGTTTTGTGGAGactatataaaaaaagaaacacatttttttatattctctcGACTCGATTTAATTTGCAAGTCAATTCTGGATTGTTCGTACCATTTATTTATGGCTTTGTTATCGATCCCAAACTCGAACAATGAATaattgatcgatttttatttacttGTATCGTTGATACAAAAGAAATGGATgccttttttctactttttattgacaatttcatttcaacttCGAAACTATgcgaaattatttataaactcCATATCTTATTCCATCCCGTTGTAGAAATGATTAcgacaaagattttttttccgttctgGATGATTTATGGTctaagagaaagaaaaaagatgctTGTACTCTGAAACTTCCGTTTTTAAGCATCGTAAGAATGAATAGTTACAAGTATATACAATGTAAGTGTAATGTACAATTCTGGATCGAGAATGTTTCACTAAGACGTTCACGAAAATATaagttttgaatattttttacaacaTCCCATAAAATTATCTACCATTTATCTCTGTCCGAAACGAGAGAATAtcgaaaagaaagaagaacgaAGGTGAAAATTCGACGGTTCTGCCTCGTTAATCCATACTCAAGTACGCCAACAAATCGATGGCGGCCATCAACATGggataaaaaattgtgtctaCGAGTACAAAATAATCATCGGAAATtcattgaatgatttttttctttccaaattttttcgattattcctTACGAGTATTTTCGTCGTCGATATCGGCGGTTGTGTTGCACATTATCAAATGAAACATCGTTAAATAGACGTTGTAAGCGTTCACTCCGGTCCTTATCAGCCAATTGAATTCTGGATCGGTTGTTATTTGATCCATTATTTTCCgcattaatttcatttcatcttatgcttttattttttatttttattttctgtgcCTGTCTCATCAGACGagagacatttttttgttgaaacaaTTGCGTAACCAATAGAAACGTGCTCTTTGCCTTGGAAATTTTGTccgtacaaaaaaattttctggcATTCGATCCATTGCGTTCGAACAACAgcgttttcatggtttcgtcataaaaaattaaacgatctctacatttttatttctaatttgCATTTCATAGTTTGTATATTCTCGAATTTCTCAAACCTTGAACTGCATTGTCACTGACTATTTTCCGTTGTGAATCGATTATATTGAAGGACGGACGAAAATCCCGGAAGGGCAACAGTTTattgagtaaaaattgacaatttaCATTTACAAAATCCTCGGCCTTACAACAATATTGAAATTATGATTCCAAGTTCAGGAAATATCTTCCCTTTGTATAAGAAgcacatttttcataaaaaattaggGGTTCTGGGGTCATTTTAGATATTCCTATCCCACGGTCCATACAAATGTTAATTATGATTTCTGGCATGCCAGAGTTACAAAGGATCTTTTTTGTGCTGTAAGAGCTGGAAAAAGTAAAGGgcaattgaaaaatcgtaaaataaaatttccagTGATAACAGCTGATAAATTTTgagctcatttttatttaaaatccaAAGAGCATTTCTTTTCCGGGATTGATTTAAAAACAATCTGTAACCAATGCAATAATTATCtatataattattttattcataaaatttgttaaTCATTTTAACTAGACTTTTAGCAATTTCGATGAACAATTTTAtaaaccttttttcctctactgttttatttcttcatttaaaTGCTATTGCACAGCCGACGTAAGAGGATCATCTTCGTCCATTCGATACTCCAAAATGTCTATCCTGACTTCTCGATGCCTCTGTCGATGAGATTTCAACGAACTTGGTTGGGTAAAAGTTTTTTGACAAATTTGACACTCGTAAGGGCGTTCGCCCGAATGTATACGCTCGTGGCGTATAATATGACTCTGATGATGAAAACCTTTGCCACAAGCCCGACAAATGTACGGTCGCTCTTTCGTGTGTATTCGACTATGtgttttcaaatcaaatttcttaaaaaatgattttccacaCAATGTGCACACGTGATTTCGTTCCTTCAAATGATCTCTTTTCACGTGCTCCTGTAACACAACGCCATGTCTCATGAAAACGACTCAAGTATTTTTGCACTCGAAAATTACATATCATCATATTATCCGTTATTCAAGACTCAATTGTAACGATCtacaaaaactgaaaattcattcGCAGGGTTTActcgtaataaaaattgaattattgaaaataatgtatGACCAAAATTCTTTATGGTACAAATATgaatgaagaaacgaataatTGTAACGTACGTTAACCTGTGAGAGCGTACTATAGACCTTTGGACAAATTTcacaaacaaatttttgtgGTCCGTCGGGACGATGATTTCCAGCCAAATGTTTATTAAGAGTAGATTTCCAAGCGAAGGAAACGCCGCAATATTCGCATCTGTATTTCTGTTGGTCGAAGAAATGAGTCCCTGCGTGTTGTTTAAAATTATAAGCAGTTGAAAACCATTTGTCGCATTCGTTGCATTTAAATTTACGAGTACGATCCTTCACAACTTTTGGCCCATTCTctatgaaaatttctttcttttccttcctgTTTCCAGAATTTGAATTAGTTGCATTTGGAGCTCTTGAGTTTCttgtattttcttcaattaaaCCGGAAACCGATAAAGTTTCcgtatttctatcgattcctcgatttttctcgTACTCCAAAGGTTCTCGCACGAGCTCAAAAAATTGCTCGCCATCTTCATTCTGAACGAGACGAACCATTGGCGTATTTTCCGGATCCGGAGATTTTTCCATCTCTCGAAAAGTCTCCACGTTTGGTGAATATTCGTGAA
It encodes:
- the yem gene encoding ubinuclein-2 isoform X1, with the protein product MSEPKRVVPQCLEFPDSLGHATKKEKGKQLAPSFRFTIALPESNDKTYSEFNYAQLVKSAEKKRRKEESRVHDENATNGLDPFEDGDDDKLREMASRFEAKYGTATAGRKRHKHDDYVDLGAGYDENDSFIDNTDAYDEIVPREVTTAYGGFYINSGPLEFKPADENSPVHSRLNNNNNNNNNVEDEEEESSEDSVDDEEEIGNRVLQRMEKRALSSSDDDDEEDAVSGDPPRKRHKSEENGEKKSSQHQENVMKRKKKLAGDSCNISNNPSNQCEDIEATATTTTTATTTTTTTTTLAPLTTTTTTMISSGVVGKSSVVSDDKREILDVECSSEDQDEKKRTKYDTNKIKSTGGEKRYDVKKIDKKIEPKRPEKKQHTQQQLLQQQQQQQAVPSNGIDVKRIDPKKLVGKDSNIDDAIESVVNAGRVVDESSHDSIDSAKSHFLPGSESECDDLDKEDTPLPELLPDDVKDIINKLKSQADKNREGKSKIFDDHFNSILLALEEKLRMMNSPGARLLTYGHLAPFLRCNKATLVNRAKKLCIQDAERRMTDPLRRLKAIVEGMMPGVVERYAKECQRVAEENPHLYWEIYRYCGGLEVSPTEVDSSDAENFERLKIPRKKFPWTPEIKKLVYELACARRHYFKMRKPRKESIEAFVATYMESKVLPLWPGGWVRLQTLLKYSNPEPAEKRKQKKSREGGTVVNNLSALSGQSNNVVRQELPGMSMVSSSQEGGGAAGTISSKITSENNLNFSPTNLKSVDATQSQQFDRKISSKSREKNSASPVTQDNACGRGTGEMAKITVVPTSQLIGQNKGLKSVSEKFNPMDLTSSSLSITPVNDFLKSSKASVLEMKKDVVSITPYSETATTNVNDCVGSVKNGSTKRIQDGIEIQSEKRSIEESSAESLRKSEKREKRRDKWHEEKRSQDSKKRRKEQKSEQNLSSSAKMETSMSQQTSSLTREEQEQRQIEETMAATNFLSQIINDDLPSRVSATEKQRKEQQNLIVEENVSNLVIQQQTSEQDNDVQMVMRSLKEIQELQEMKYSPSHSPIGGPQKNSKTSHQYVPYQDDYPRIYNKKDEKMRVSKEETSSW
- the yem gene encoding ubinuclein-2 isoform X2, producing the protein MSEPKRVVPQCLEFPDSLGHATKKEKGKQLAPSFRFTIALPESNDKTYSEFNYAQLVKSAEKKRRKEESRVHDENATNGLDPFEDGDDDKLREMASRFEAKYGTATAGRKRHKHDDYVDLGAGYDENDSFIDNTDAYDEIVPREVTTAYGGFYINSGPLEFKPADENSPVHSRLNNNNNNNNNVEDEEEESSEDSVDDEEEIGNRVLQRMEKRALSSSDDDDEEDAVSGDPPRKRHKSEENGEKKSSQHQENVMKRKKKLAGDSCNISNNPSNQCEDIEATATTTTTATTTTTTTTTLAPLTTTTTTMISSGVVGKSSVVSDDKREILDVECSSEDQDEKKRTKYDTNKIKSTGGEKRYDVKKIDKKIEPKRPEKKQHTQQQLLQQQQQQQAVPSNGIDVKRIDPKKLVGKDSNIDDAIESVVNAGRVVDESSHDSIDSAKSHFLPGSESECDDLDKEDTPLPELLPDDVKDIINKLKSQADKNREGKSKIFDDHFNSILLALEEKLRMMNSPGARLLTYGHLAPFLRCNKATLVNRAKKLCIQDAERRMTDPLRRLKAIVEGMMPGVVERYAKECQRVAEEKGLEVSPTEVDSSDAENFERLKIPRKKFPWTPEIKKLVYELACARRHYFKMRKPRKESIEAFVATYMESKVLPLWPGGWVRLQTLLKYSNPEPAEKRKQKKSREGGTVVNNLSALSGQSNNVVRQELPGMSMVSSSQEGGGAAGTISSKITSENNLNFSPTNLKSVDATQSQQFDRKISSKSREKNSASPVTQDNACGRGTGEMAKITVVPTSQLIGQNKGLKSVSEKFNPMDLTSSSLSITPVNDFLKSSKASVLEMKKDVVSITPYSETATTNVNDCVGSVKNGSTKRIQDGIEIQSEKRSIEESSAESLRKSEKREKRRDKWHEEKRSQDSKKRRKEQKSEQNLSSSAKMETSMSQQTSSLTREEQEQRQIEETMAATNFLSQIINDDLPSRVSATEKQRKEQQNLIVEENVSNLVIQQQTSEQDNDVQMVMRSLKEIQELQEMKYSPSHSPIGGPQKNSKTSHQYVPYQDDYPRIYNKKDEKMRVSKEETSSW